One Balneola sp. DNA window includes the following coding sequences:
- the lpdA gene encoding dihydrolipoyl dehydrogenase, whose amino-acid sequence MAKEFDVCVIGSGPGGYVAAIRASQLGFKTAIIEKRHLGGVCLNIGCIPTKALLRSAEVFESIEHAGDYGINVKDYSADFGGMVKRSRGVANKMSKGVQFLMKANKIEVFMGTGVFKSKSEVAVNDDKGKEQESIKAKNFIIATGARPRQLPSLEIDGEMIIDSEKAMQLEKQPKKMVIVGAGAIGVEFAYFYNTIGTEVTLVELQKNLVPVEDADVGKELGKIYKKKGINVMTESTVENVKKKGKGVEVTVKTKKGEEKIEADVVLSAVGVTGNVENLGLDKAGVKTEKGSIVVDKKSYKTDTDGIYAIGDVIGAPWLAHKASHEATVCIEQLAGENPHPINYNNIPGCTYCEPQVASVGLTEQQAKDEGYDIKVGKFPLSASGKATALGHEEGFVKVVFDAKYGEWLGCHMIGFGVTEMIAEAVVARDLETTGHEIISAVHPHPTLSEAVMEAAAEAYNEGVHLGTPVKKK is encoded by the coding sequence ATGGCAAAAGAATTTGATGTATGTGTAATCGGGTCAGGCCCCGGCGGATATGTAGCCGCCATTCGCGCTTCTCAGCTTGGCTTTAAGACAGCAATTATAGAAAAAAGACATCTCGGTGGAGTTTGTCTGAACATTGGCTGTATCCCAACCAAAGCCTTATTGCGTTCAGCTGAAGTATTTGAGTCGATTGAGCACGCCGGAGATTATGGAATTAACGTGAAGGACTATTCTGCTGATTTTGGCGGAATGGTGAAGCGCAGCCGTGGTGTCGCAAACAAGATGAGCAAAGGCGTTCAATTCCTCATGAAAGCGAATAAAATTGAAGTGTTCATGGGAACAGGTGTTTTCAAATCTAAGTCTGAAGTTGCCGTAAATGACGACAAAGGCAAAGAGCAGGAAAGCATCAAAGCGAAGAACTTTATTATAGCAACCGGTGCTCGCCCGCGTCAGCTTCCAAGCCTGGAAATTGATGGCGAGATGATTATCGATTCCGAAAAAGCCATGCAGCTCGAAAAGCAGCCTAAGAAAATGGTGATAGTTGGAGCCGGCGCTATTGGCGTTGAGTTTGCTTATTTCTACAACACCATCGGAACCGAAGTAACGCTTGTTGAACTTCAGAAAAACCTGGTTCCTGTAGAAGATGCTGATGTTGGAAAAGAACTCGGCAAGATTTACAAGAAAAAAGGCATTAACGTCATGACCGAAAGCACGGTCGAAAACGTGAAGAAGAAAGGAAAAGGCGTTGAAGTAACCGTAAAAACCAAGAAAGGCGAAGAGAAGATCGAAGCTGACGTTGTTCTTTCTGCGGTTGGTGTTACTGGAAACGTTGAAAACCTTGGTCTTGATAAAGCCGGTGTTAAAACCGAAAAAGGATCTATCGTAGTTGATAAGAAATCATACAAAACTGATACCGACGGAATTTATGCAATCGGTGATGTGATTGGCGCTCCTTGGTTGGCTCATAAAGCTTCTCATGAAGCAACCGTTTGTATTGAGCAACTAGCAGGCGAAAATCCACATCCGATTAACTACAACAACATTCCGGGCTGTACCTATTGTGAGCCTCAAGTTGCTTCAGTTGGTTTAACTGAACAACAAGCAAAAGACGAAGGCTATGACATCAAAGTGGGTAAATTCCCGCTTTCAGCTTCAGGAAAAGCAACTGCTTTAGGCCATGAAGAAGGCTTTGTGAAAGTAGTGTTTGATGCTAAGTACGGCGAATGGTTAGGTTGCCATATGATTGGATTCGGCGTGACGGAAATGATTGCAGAAGCTGTAGTAGCTCGCGATCTCGAAACGACCGGACATGAAATTATAAGTGCGGTTCACCCTCACCCAACATTGTCAGAAGCAGTGATGGAAGCAGCGGCAGAAGCGTATAACGAAGGGGTTCATTTAGGAACACCTGTTAAGAAAAAATAG
- a CDS encoding lipoyl(octanoyl) transferase, with amino-acid sequence MSHKKAVELYDLGSASYQPIWDLQHAVQQRIIDEKRTEQKGEFEGSRLDDILLFVEHPHVYTLGKSGKEEHLLRSLNELDQLDAEFVKIDRGGDITYHGPGQIVGYPILDLDRHFTDVHKYLRYLEEVMIRVCADYGFEAGRIEGATGVWVDEAKICAMGIRCSRWVTMHGFALNVNTDLRYFNNIVPCGINDKSVTSLQKLTGKEVDAQEVKDRIVFHFENVFDVSISPKGSMQEVEHNIL; translated from the coding sequence ATGTCACACAAAAAAGCTGTTGAATTATACGATTTGGGTTCAGCCTCGTATCAGCCGATATGGGATTTACAGCATGCCGTGCAGCAGCGCATCATAGACGAAAAACGTACCGAGCAAAAAGGAGAGTTTGAGGGAAGTCGATTAGATGATATCCTGCTTTTTGTAGAGCACCCTCATGTTTACACGTTGGGTAAAAGTGGAAAAGAGGAACATCTGCTTCGTTCATTAAACGAACTCGATCAGCTTGATGCTGAATTTGTTAAAATTGACAGAGGTGGTGATATCACGTACCACGGACCGGGACAAATCGTTGGCTATCCCATTTTAGATTTAGACCGCCATTTCACCGACGTGCACAAATATCTGCGGTATCTGGAAGAAGTGATGATTCGGGTTTGTGCCGACTACGGATTTGAGGCAGGTAGAATTGAAGGCGCTACCGGAGTGTGGGTCGATGAAGCCAAAATATGTGCCATGGGAATACGCTGTTCACGCTGGGTAACCATGCACGGTTTTGCGCTCAACGTAAATACCGACCTAAGATATTTTAACAACATTGTTCCGTGTGGAATTAATGATAAATCCGTAACCAGTTTGCAAAAGCTGACGGGTAAAGAGGTAGACGCTCAGGAGGTGAAGGATAGGATTGTTTTTCATTTCGAAAATGTTTTCGATGTATCCATTTCTCCAAAGGGTTCCATGCAGGAAGTGGAGCATAATATTTTGTAA
- the lipA gene encoding lipoyl synthase: MIKELQVVDKPSENRRPDWLRVKLPSGEKFKEVSKTIRENNLNTVCSEARCPNMGECWGAGTATFMILGDVCTRSCAFCAIKTGRPPQDLDWDEPKRVADAAAKMGLKHVVLTSVNRDERKDGGAPIFAECHKEIRKAIPGVTIESLIPDFRGEWDNALQIVFDTPPDVLSHNLETVPSKYRRVRPQARYERSLELLQRTKNAGLRTKTGIMVGLGEEREEVIELMQDCVEHGVDVLTIGQYMQPTKMHHPVLDWVHPDQFAEYKEIGEKLGIEHVESGPLVRSSYHAERHV; encoded by the coding sequence ATGATTAAAGAACTTCAGGTAGTAGATAAACCATCCGAAAATCGCCGGCCAGATTGGCTGCGTGTTAAGCTTCCATCAGGGGAGAAATTTAAAGAGGTTTCAAAAACCATTCGGGAGAATAACCTGAATACAGTTTGTTCGGAAGCCCGTTGTCCAAACATGGGGGAATGCTGGGGAGCCGGCACGGCCACGTTCATGATTTTAGGAGATGTTTGTACTCGTTCGTGTGCTTTCTGTGCTATTAAAACAGGCCGCCCACCACAAGACTTAGATTGGGATGAGCCCAAACGAGTTGCTGATGCTGCTGCCAAGATGGGATTGAAGCACGTAGTTTTAACCTCTGTAAACCGAGATGAACGTAAAGACGGCGGTGCACCAATTTTTGCAGAGTGCCATAAAGAAATTAGGAAAGCGATACCCGGTGTAACAATTGAGTCTCTCATTCCCGATTTTCGTGGAGAATGGGACAATGCGTTACAAATCGTTTTTGATACTCCACCAGATGTGCTAAGCCACAACCTTGAAACGGTGCCAAGTAAATACCGGAGAGTTCGCCCACAAGCTCGCTACGAGCGCTCTTTAGAACTCCTTCAACGCACAAAAAATGCTGGCTTAAGAACCAAGACCGGTATCATGGTAGGATTAGGAGAAGAACGCGAAGAAGTTATTGAATTAATGCAGGATTGCGTAGAGCACGGTGTGGACGTTTTGACTATTGGTCAGTACATGCAGCCTACAAAAATGCACCACCCGGTCTTAGACTGGGTACATCCCGATCAATTTGCTGAATACAAAGAGATTGGCGAAAAATTAGGAATTGAGCACGTGGAAAGTGGTCCGCTTGTTCGTTCTTCGTACCACGCTGAGCGACACGTCTAG
- the plsY gene encoding acyl-phosphate glycerol 3-phosphate acyltransferase, whose product MVSLLIVLLISYLLGSIPSSLWVGQIFHKMDIRNFGSGNLGSTNAFRNLGWKSGASVLVLDFMKGFVSSYWVAMYAFEIGSGPIAPPGWEADAFLKITCGLFAVVGHMFPVFANFKGGKGAATACGMLYGIEPISIGISSVVFITITLTTRYVSLASIVASFIYPISLLIMRYGFGYFVDGSIIIFAIFIAAGIIYKHKSNIRRLLDGNESKVDIYGKKDKKEETADLAEAEA is encoded by the coding sequence ATGGTTTCACTTCTGATAGTTTTACTGATCAGTTACTTGTTGGGGTCTATCCCGTCATCCCTTTGGGTTGGTCAGATTTTCCATAAGATGGATATCCGCAATTTTGGAAGTGGAAATCTGGGCTCAACCAATGCTTTTAGAAATTTGGGGTGGAAATCCGGTGCCAGTGTTTTAGTGCTGGACTTCATGAAAGGCTTCGTTTCTTCCTATTGGGTAGCCATGTATGCTTTTGAGATTGGAAGTGGCCCAATTGCTCCTCCTGGATGGGAAGCTGACGCTTTTCTTAAAATTACCTGCGGCCTTTTTGCGGTAGTCGGCCATATGTTTCCTGTATTTGCAAACTTTAAAGGCGGAAAAGGTGCAGCTACAGCATGCGGAATGTTATACGGAATTGAGCCCATCTCAATAGGTATTTCTTCGGTTGTCTTTATCACAATAACATTAACAACGCGGTATGTTTCCTTGGCTTCCATTGTTGCAAGCTTCATATACCCAATTAGTTTGCTGATTATGCGTTATGGCTTTGGGTATTTTGTTGATGGAAGCATAATCATCTTCGCGATATTTATAGCAGCAGGTATTATCTATAAGCACAAATCAAATATCAGGCGCTTGCTTGATGGGAATGAGAGCAAAGTGGATATCTACGGCAAAAAGGACAAAAAAGAAGAAACCGCAGATTTAGCAGAGGCAGAAGCATGA
- a CDS encoding NAD(P)H-dependent glycerol-3-phosphate dehydrogenase: MSNRNVTVVGAGSFGTALAMVLDTAGNNVQIWAREEKIANQINEKHSNPSYLKDVKLPDSIKAYNDLEQCLRSQEMVIFATPSHTLREVAEKLKPCLDGHEILVTVAKGIENDTFKTMSQVLVEVMEGTTLEDNIGVLYGPSHAEEVGKLKPTTVVAAAYSTRTARIIQETFLTPMFRVYINNDVIGVEIGGSVKNIMAIAAGIIDGAELGDNAKAALITRGLHEMKRMGVLMGAHSDTFSGLTGMGDLIVTCTSTHSRNRSVGFRIGKGEKLDDVIESMNMVAEGVKTAKSVRDWAVKNNVEMPITHAIYSVLFENVDPRDALYELMTRDPKDEIVM; encoded by the coding sequence ATGAGCAATAGAAATGTAACCGTTGTTGGTGCCGGAAGTTTTGGTACAGCGTTGGCAATGGTTTTGGATACAGCCGGAAATAATGTTCAAATTTGGGCTCGTGAAGAAAAAATAGCGAATCAGATCAACGAAAAGCATAGCAATCCGTCTTACCTGAAGGACGTAAAGCTCCCGGATTCCATTAAGGCCTACAATGATTTGGAGCAATGCCTCAGGTCACAAGAGATGGTTATTTTTGCGACCCCTTCTCATACACTCAGAGAAGTAGCAGAAAAACTTAAGCCTTGTCTGGATGGCCATGAAATTCTGGTTACGGTGGCGAAAGGAATCGAAAATGATACTTTCAAAACGATGTCTCAGGTGTTGGTAGAAGTGATGGAGGGGACTACGCTTGAAGATAATATTGGGGTGCTTTACGGTCCAAGCCATGCTGAAGAAGTGGGTAAACTAAAGCCAACAACGGTTGTTGCCGCTGCGTATTCGACCCGAACGGCGAGAATCATTCAGGAAACTTTTTTGACTCCTATGTTCCGGGTATACATCAACAACGATGTGATAGGTGTCGAGATCGGAGGGTCGGTTAAAAATATTATGGCGATTGCCGCCGGTATTATTGATGGAGCAGAACTTGGGGATAATGCTAAGGCAGCTTTGATAACCAGAGGATTGCATGAGATGAAACGGATGGGTGTTCTGATGGGGGCTCACTCCGATACCTTTTCCGGACTGACCGGAATGGGAGATTTGATTGTTACTTGTACCAGTACACATAGCCGGAACCGTTCGGTCGGATTTCGCATTGGTAAAGGGGAAAAGCTGGACGATGTTATCGAAAGTATGAACATGGTTGCAGAAGGCGTGAAGACAGCAAAGTCGGTACGGGATTGGGCGGTTAAGAATAACGTTGAAATGCCCATCACTCACGCAATCTACAGTGTACTATTTGAAAATGTTGATCCGCGCGATGCGTTATATGAATTGATGACCCGCGACCCTAAAGATGAAATCGTGATGTAG
- a CDS encoding ATP-binding protein gives MKDELEFYLQFTDTVKVSKLTPSDLKGLIQTGESSFLEFKHSVASPEKIAKEMAAFANTKGGTILIGVEDNGEMIGVEGYHEEEFWLNQAASEECIPAVPIEIELLNLGERDVLIVKVPESEEKPVYVKGKKMRQVYIRVDDESVVASDEYIEVLKQNYSDEGVTFEYGEREQQLFRFLNEYGDITVERFSLLISVTTYRAAKILVNLVSAGVLDLFEKEGVTHYTFSNKSS, from the coding sequence ATGAAAGACGAACTCGAATTTTATTTACAATTTACCGACACTGTTAAAGTATCAAAGCTTACCCCAAGTGATTTAAAAGGACTTATCCAGACCGGAGAGAGTAGTTTTCTGGAGTTTAAGCACAGTGTGGCTTCCCCCGAAAAAATAGCTAAAGAAATGGCCGCTTTTGCCAACACAAAAGGCGGAACCATTCTAATTGGTGTAGAAGATAATGGGGAAATGATTGGGGTTGAAGGATATCATGAAGAAGAATTTTGGCTGAACCAGGCCGCTTCTGAAGAATGTATTCCTGCAGTGCCTATAGAAATTGAATTATTGAATTTGGGTGAGCGGGATGTGCTGATTGTGAAAGTACCGGAGTCGGAAGAAAAACCGGTGTATGTGAAGGGAAAGAAAATGCGTCAGGTATATATACGTGTTGACGATGAAAGTGTAGTAGCCAGCGACGAGTATATTGAAGTATTAAAGCAAAATTACTCAGATGAAGGCGTCACTTTTGAGTATGGAGAAAGAGAGCAACAACTATTCCGCTTTTTGAATGAATATGGAGACATTACGGTTGAAAGATTCTCATTGCTGATAAGTGTAACAACCTATCGTGCGGCAAAAATTTTGGTGAATTTAGTGAGTGCGGGTGTTCTTGACTTGTTTGAAAAAGAAGGCGTAACTCATTACACATTTTCCAATAAAAGTTCGTAA
- a CDS encoding iron-sulfur cluster assembly accessory protein has protein sequence MSVQEDNLDDVISSLIDVDEEEEGTTPQPITEKDYEKQELTGEPVLLTERAARQVEKIKQQENMDDNLYLRVAVDGGGCSGLSYKLGLDYRTDEDKIYESYGVEIIVAPKHLMYLEGMEIDYPDGLDARGFTFENPNAVENCGCGTSFAI, from the coding sequence ATGAGTGTTCAAGAAGACAATTTAGATGATGTTATTTCCTCATTAATTGATGTAGATGAGGAAGAAGAGGGAACTACACCCCAGCCAATCACTGAGAAAGACTATGAAAAACAGGAGCTGACAGGTGAGCCTGTATTGCTTACCGAACGCGCAGCTCGACAGGTAGAGAAGATTAAACAGCAGGAAAACATGGATGATAATCTCTATCTCCGTGTGGCTGTTGATGGCGGTGGTTGCTCTGGGCTGAGCTACAAATTAGGCCTTGACTATCGCACTGATGAAGATAAGATATACGAAAGCTATGGTGTTGAAATTATCGTAGCTCCAAAACATCTGATGTATTTAGAAGGGATGGAAATTGATTACCCAGATGGATTGGATGCTCGTGGCTTTACCTTCGAAAATCCGAACGCAGTAGAGAATTGTGGCTGCGGAACTTCCTTCGCCATTTAA
- a CDS encoding universal stress protein: MADLKRELGFWDALTIGAGTMIGAGIFLLAGIALEMSGPAAIFAYLLAGVVCMITASSAAELATGMPKSGGDYFFVSRSLGPAFGAISGVGIWLSLTFAIAFYLYGLGEYMSQFLPLTVFWGAVIGGVLLTILNVVGAKESGRTQVVVVLILFVILGTFSFMGVFYIESDYYDPFMPFGFDSISATTALVFVSFLGFVKIAAVAEEIKDPSKNLPRALIGSVALVTVLYIVIVLVIGGMFEQSTIADVKDPLTTAARKILGNPGAVAIIVAGLLATLSSANASIMASSRINLAMARDRMVPNWLSAIHDKLLTPYRAIVLTGVLALLFLLLDSLENLAKIASVLQLYSYAALNIGCIVLRVSKPDWYKPTYRTPGSPWLQIIAAIGCLSIIIYSGTFAQIAVVVLIIGSLLWYLAWGKSRVEFEHAVPQFKQNWKEHGIKVFIEAPEKHLSEDEEWFPAVRALDINKGRKVIAALANPVHEQALLRVSQLIATGKEEGGNVTGLNMVKVPYQTPISTIERKLHEQEPVRESIKDIIEESRIENLDVPNKEALSSTSFETATAASHDIFKGLISETEGREADMLVMGWQGGFSLGRIYNTPIQPIIKNLKADLAVLKDRELKDIDSIVVPWGGGLHAQLGMEIGIRIAQALDAKLRVLRLVKPGTDLSEEEEELQERVEPLLEGFKNVEITIKESTDVTGGMLEELEKRKDDLIIIGASHEWGIRNVLFGTIPDIIADRAPCSVLMVRRYVTDDWKLKATEGIKRVKEQLGMSSSPDTDVN, encoded by the coding sequence ATGGCAGATTTAAAACGCGAGCTTGGTTTTTGGGATGCGCTAACTATTGGCGCAGGAACTATGATTGGCGCCGGGATTTTTCTTTTAGCAGGAATTGCACTCGAAATGTCAGGTCCGGCAGCTATTTTTGCTTATTTGTTAGCCGGTGTAGTTTGTATGATTACAGCATCCAGTGCAGCCGAGCTCGCAACCGGAATGCCTAAATCAGGTGGGGATTACTTCTTCGTATCACGATCACTTGGGCCTGCGTTTGGAGCCATTTCCGGAGTTGGAATCTGGCTGAGTCTCACCTTTGCTATCGCTTTTTATCTTTATGGGTTGGGCGAATACATGTCTCAGTTCTTGCCGCTAACGGTCTTTTGGGGAGCTGTTATCGGTGGAGTTCTATTAACTATTTTGAATGTTGTCGGGGCAAAAGAATCCGGCCGAACTCAAGTCGTCGTCGTTCTCATCCTTTTTGTGATCTTAGGTACGTTCAGCTTTATGGGCGTATTCTATATTGAATCGGACTACTATGACCCGTTTATGCCTTTTGGCTTTGACTCCATCTCTGCAACCACCGCTTTGGTATTTGTTTCATTCCTCGGTTTTGTGAAAATAGCCGCCGTAGCCGAAGAGATTAAAGATCCATCCAAGAACCTTCCACGGGCTTTGATTGGCTCGGTTGCTTTAGTAACGGTATTGTATATCGTGATTGTACTCGTTATCGGTGGGATGTTCGAGCAATCCACTATTGCTGATGTTAAAGATCCGCTTACAACAGCTGCACGTAAAATTTTAGGGAACCCCGGAGCTGTTGCCATCATTGTTGCTGGGTTATTGGCAACTCTTTCTTCAGCCAACGCCAGCATCATGGCTTCGTCTCGCATAAACCTGGCCATGGCTCGTGACCGAATGGTTCCAAACTGGCTCAGCGCCATTCACGACAAACTTCTAACTCCTTACCGCGCTATTGTGCTAACCGGAGTTTTAGCACTCTTATTTTTACTGCTGGATAGTCTTGAAAATCTTGCCAAAATTGCCAGTGTTTTACAGTTATATAGTTATGCCGCACTGAATATTGGCTGTATTGTATTGAGGGTTTCTAAGCCTGATTGGTATAAACCTACCTATCGTACACCCGGTTCGCCTTGGCTTCAAATTATAGCTGCCATCGGTTGTTTATCAATTATCATTTACTCCGGTACATTTGCACAAATTGCTGTTGTTGTGCTGATTATTGGAAGTCTGCTTTGGTATCTCGCCTGGGGCAAATCTCGGGTTGAATTTGAACATGCCGTTCCTCAGTTCAAACAAAATTGGAAAGAGCACGGAATAAAAGTGTTTATAGAAGCGCCTGAAAAACATCTTTCAGAAGACGAAGAGTGGTTCCCAGCTGTCCGGGCACTGGATATCAATAAAGGAAGAAAGGTAATTGCTGCTTTGGCAAACCCCGTTCATGAGCAAGCACTTTTAAGGGTTTCGCAACTTATAGCTACCGGCAAAGAAGAGGGTGGAAATGTAACGGGATTGAATATGGTGAAAGTCCCTTACCAAACTCCTATTTCTACCATCGAAAGAAAACTTCATGAGCAGGAACCTGTTCGTGAAAGCATAAAAGATATCATTGAAGAATCCAGAATCGAAAACCTTGATGTTCCGAATAAAGAAGCTCTTTCATCTACTTCATTTGAGACAGCTACTGCCGCATCTCACGATATTTTTAAAGGATTGATTTCTGAAACTGAAGGCCGAGAAGCTGATATGTTGGTAATGGGTTGGCAGGGAGGTTTCAGCCTTGGGCGGATTTATAACACTCCTATTCAGCCTATTATTAAAAACCTGAAAGCCGATCTTGCAGTACTTAAAGACCGCGAATTAAAAGACATTGATTCGATTGTAGTGCCGTGGGGTGGCGGACTTCATGCCCAGCTTGGGATGGAAATTGGAATCAGGATTGCACAGGCACTGGATGCTAAACTCCGTGTTCTTCGGTTAGTGAAACCCGGCACTGATTTATCAGAGGAAGAGGAAGAGCTTCAGGAGCGAGTTGAACCGCTGCTGGAAGGGTTCAAGAATGTAGAAATTACTATTAAAGAATCAACTGATGTGACTGGAGGTATGCTGGAGGAGCTTGAAAAGCGTAAAGATGACCTCATCATCATTGGAGCCTCCCACGAATGGGGCATTCGCAATGTACTCTTCGGAACCATTCCGGACATCATAGCTGACCGCGCACCTTGTTCTGTATTAATGGTTCGCAGATATGTTACGGACGATTGGAAGCTAAAGGCAACGGAAGGGATTAAAAGAGTGAAAGAGCAGTTGGGGATGTCTTCATCTCCCGATACTGATGTTAATTAA
- a CDS encoding Hsp33 family molecular chaperone HslO — MNIEEYNFKDRLLKGITTDGHFKISVVKTTEVVKTAKENHQLSLLNTVVLGKALTATMLLASELKGEERIQLRMDGDGPIGFIIAEANSVGEIRGYVQNPAAELDYSNPETELGDGIGLGILTFSKVLYNEAEPKTSTIELVKGDVNADVAHYLAQSEQIPSAILVDVGIDEEGNVTQAGGLLIQRMPGAPDGQIDMLQERLGSFPPIDELLNDGQYIDEIMGKAVSPLQVKELNRQPVDFFCRCSRKRFLNALSMLNYEDLKEMDGEGQEMVCQYCNNKEFISKDEIEKIVMDAQAKMN; from the coding sequence ATGAACATTGAAGAATATAATTTTAAAGACCGCCTGCTTAAAGGCATCACAACCGATGGTCATTTCAAGATTTCTGTTGTCAAAACGACTGAAGTTGTTAAAACAGCAAAAGAGAATCACCAGCTTTCACTATTAAATACGGTTGTTCTTGGCAAAGCACTTACAGCCACCATGTTGCTTGCTTCCGAACTGAAAGGGGAGGAACGTATTCAGCTTCGTATGGACGGGGATGGACCGATTGGATTTATTATTGCCGAAGCTAACTCTGTGGGGGAAATCCGGGGATATGTTCAGAACCCTGCGGCGGAACTGGATTACTCCAACCCTGAAACCGAACTTGGCGACGGCATTGGACTTGGAATTCTAACCTTTTCAAAAGTTCTCTATAATGAAGCTGAGCCCAAAACAAGCACCATCGAATTGGTTAAGGGTGATGTAAATGCTGACGTTGCTCACTACCTTGCTCAGTCCGAACAAATTCCTTCCGCTATTTTGGTTGATGTAGGCATCGACGAAGAAGGAAATGTAACACAAGCTGGCGGACTCCTCATCCAGCGTATGCCGGGAGCCCCAGACGGACAAATTGATATGCTTCAGGAACGTCTTGGTTCTTTTCCTCCTATTGATGAGCTCTTGAATGACGGACAATACATTGATGAAATTATGGGTAAAGCGGTATCACCGCTTCAGGTTAAAGAACTGAACCGTCAGCCTGTAGACTTTTTCTGCCGCTGTTCCCGAAAACGATTCCTGAATGCGCTATCAATGCTCAATTATGAAGACTTGAAAGAAATGGATGGCGAAGGGCAAGAAATGGTTTGTCAGTACTGCAACAATAAAGAGTTTATCTCGAAAGATGAAATCGAGAAAATCGTGATGGATGCTCAAGCTAAAATGAACTAA
- a CDS encoding leucine dehydrogenase, producing the protein MIDAPAKNSNKLKEKNPNFTLFNELANKEHEQIVMCSDPEVGLKAIIAIHNTTLGPALGGTRMWNYESEEAAIKDVLRLSRGMTYKAAISGLNLGGGKAVIIGDPHTEKTEALFRSFGRFVDGLGGRYITAEDVGMTEREMEWVYSETKYVTGIPKALGGSGNPSPVTAYGVYMGVKACAKKAYGNDSLEGKRIALQGAGNVASYFARHAAKEGAKLFICDIYGDKAKALAEEVGGEVVDADAIYSLDVDIYTPCALGGVINDDTIDHFNCDIIAGGANNVLDEEDRHGQMLLDKGILYAPDYVINAGGIINIASELEGYNEERAMQNAGNIYTTITDILDYSEEHNIPAHKASNSLAEQRIETVGNIKNKYSSTASVSGRLGEIYKRFNS; encoded by the coding sequence ATGATTGACGCACCTGCAAAAAACTCAAACAAATTGAAGGAAAAGAACCCAAATTTTACTTTGTTCAACGAACTTGCAAATAAAGAGCACGAGCAGATCGTAATGTGCTCAGACCCTGAAGTAGGACTGAAGGCTATCATCGCCATTCATAACACTACGCTGGGTCCTGCCCTTGGTGGAACCCGTATGTGGAATTATGAATCTGAGGAAGCAGCAATTAAAGATGTACTTCGCCTCTCCCGCGGAATGACCTACAAAGCAGCTATTTCCGGATTGAATTTAGGTGGAGGGAAAGCGGTGATTATTGGTGATCCTCATACCGAAAAAACAGAAGCTTTATTTCGGTCTTTCGGTCGTTTTGTTGATGGGCTTGGGGGCCGTTACATCACTGCAGAAGATGTTGGGATGACTGAGCGCGAAATGGAATGGGTTTATTCAGAAACGAAGTACGTAACAGGTATTCCAAAAGCACTGGGTGGAAGTGGAAATCCTTCGCCAGTAACGGCTTATGGAGTATATATGGGTGTGAAAGCTTGTGCCAAAAAAGCCTATGGAAATGATTCACTCGAAGGGAAACGAATAGCTCTTCAAGGTGCCGGGAATGTCGCTTCTTATTTTGCACGCCACGCTGCTAAAGAAGGAGCCAAGCTTTTTATCTGTGATATTTACGGCGACAAAGCCAAAGCCCTCGCCGAAGAAGTTGGTGGCGAAGTGGTTGATGCAGATGCCATCTATAGCCTCGATGTAGATATTTATACTCCATGCGCTTTAGGTGGAGTTATTAACGATGATACTATTGACCATTTTAATTGTGATATCATTGCCGGTGGGGCAAATAACGTATTGGATGAGGAAGACCGTCACGGACAAATGCTGCTCGATAAAGGCATTTTATACGCCCCTGATTATGTAATCAATGCCGGTGGAATTATTAACATTGCCAGTGAGCTGGAAGGCTACAACGAAGAGCGCGCAATGCAAAATGCAGGCAATATTTATACTACTATCACTGATATCCTGGATTATTCGGAAGAACACAATATTCCTGCACATAAAGCGTCTAATTCATTAGCTGAACAAAGAATTGAGACTGTTGGAAATATCAAGAATAAATATTCTTCAACAGCCAGTGTTTCAGGACGGCTTGGCGAAATCTACAAACGCTTTAACAGCTGA